A DNA window from Ranitomeya imitator isolate aRanImi1 chromosome 2, aRanImi1.pri, whole genome shotgun sequence contains the following coding sequences:
- the ZC3H4 gene encoding zinc finger CCCH domain-containing protein 4 isoform X3 — protein MEDGELEEGELEDDGGEDASHDVPEPPAPKEKEEKHHSESDDEKSHRKMKRKRRKEKEKRRAKKKRKSKHKRHASSSEEYSDYSDDSDFSPSEKLHRKYREYSPSYPPSYSHNAPPPKKGYHNMDSKSYGMYDEYENDQYGEYEDDEGDDMGKDEYDDFAKELNQYRRAKEGNHRGRGMRGRIKLIRGRGRGMMRGRGFRGRGSRGRVYSGEEHQDDEEMYDEEMEYADEEMMGDEDYDDYSKELNQYRKSKDGRGRGFFRPRGRGLRGRGYKGMIRGRGRGRGKGNDDDDYYEEDGDGGMYRSDYDKSYHRQDKKGKVICKYFVEGRCTWREQCNFSHDVEVPRRRGLCKFYMTGYCARGESCPYMHNDFPCKLYHTTGNCVNGDECMFSHDPLTDETQGLLDKILAEDAEAGAEDEKDVEELKKQGINPLPKPPPGVGLLPTPSAPTGSSGSCEPLSPTSFPPNAPLSTSDSSSSGPGPGGVIPDIQMPGSPLSGGSVQGASGPIPEGPCQVIGGLGGPMLSGGPMPAGQMLGDLMPGIPVPEDPMPGGPMHSMHIGPDEIFPPEGPLPPYPGGPMHPYPGGPMPPMPVGPGVPIMSPMPHELDLAMLGSPEDGGPPLDLMPGSPDGSDLMDPQMCQRKIPSLFEIVVRPTAHLAHKLGVRPPGQPDGPTGLSPQRFPGPIHHEMGLEEGPPILPYGPEEVPEMIVDGPPPPDFYGEYYQDPSLEIDPNIMGDTGVYEDYGRLQEDPRQYHEQPPEQGSENPEAPSSFNKVNIPDFLPSAQRALFLRIQQKQQEEERAKRSAGSSLQEKDNEEGDTGNWYSSDEEEGGSSVTSILKTLRQQSSNRPTQQVPARDPGASGPVDTRLKKSQGNRPTDPRLSRDPRISRNTDSTPAEAGLSAPRLARQAPQSKQDSPVSKVAADEEETERFLRDKTANIPLDPLPGQTLRDPRSQLQQFSHIKKDISLSKPSFARTVLWSPEDLIPLPIPKQDFMPVPTALQAMPVLDPRLNRPATHDPRQRASAPDAPAPNSSLPDFELLSRILKTVNAASVTPCPAPAPTEKPCDPRTRKPPADPRLQKATEPPKPPEPSQPLPILPPTESTPTIAPYDPRVLSAGGLSKPSGQSNVLSNISLYDPRTGGSKTSTEAVPSDVAPKGSENKAASKSKEPLFVRKSALDQPDADKPNSEPATDRYNSYNRPRPKTQTASESSQPAVHNLPVPPVYGLVKQAAKSGSGSPFAGNSPTQETEQDAGSLKDVFKGFDPTASPFCQ, from the exons AT GGAGGACGGTGAGTTAGAGGAGGGTGAACTTGAAGATGACGGAGGTGAGGATGCCAGCCACGATGTCCCCGAGCCGCCGGCCCcaaaggagaaggaggagaaacATCACAGTGAATCGGATGACGAGAAGTCGCATCGAAAAATGAAAAGAAAACGCAGAAAGGAAAAAGAGAAGCGAAGAGCAAAGAAGAAAAGAAAGTCTAAGCACAAG CGTCATGCATCATCTAGTGAAGAATATTCTGACTATAGTGATGACTCGGACTTCAGTCCTAGTGAAAAACTTCACCGCAAATACAGAGAATACAGCCCCTCATATCCTCCG TCGTACTCTCATAACGCCCCACCTCCAAAGAAGGGCTACCACAACATGGACAGCAAGAGCTATGGCATGTACGACGAGTATGAGAATGACCAGTATGGGGAGTATGAAGACGACGAGGGGGATGATATGGGTAAAGATGAATATGATGATTTTGCCAAGGAGCTGAACCAATATCGAAGGGCCAAAGAGGGCAACCATCGTGGTAGAG gaATGAGAGGAAGGATTAAGTTGATACGTGGTCGGGGAAGAGGGATGATGCGTGGAAGAGGCTTCAGAGGGAGAGGCAGCAGAGGAAGAGTTTACTCTGGAGAGGAACACCAAGATGATGAGGAGATGTACGATGAAGAAATGGAA TATGCTGATGAGGAGATGATGGGCGATGAAGACTATGATGACTACTCAAAAGAGCTGAACCAGTATCGCAAGTCTAAAGATGGCAGAGGTAGAG GCTTTTTTAGGCCCCGGGGTCGAGGGCTACGTGGACGAGGATACAAAGGCATGATTCGTGGGAGAGGAAGAGGCAGAGGGAAAGGAAATGATGACGATGATTACTACGAAGAAGACGGA GACGGAGGGATGTACAGAAGTGACTATGACAAGTCGTACCATCGGCAGGACAAGAAAGGGAAGGTGATCTGTAAATACTTTGTGGAGGGCCGGTGTACCTGG AGGGAACAGTGTAATTTCAGCCATGATGTGGAAGTTCCAAGACGCCGTGGACTTTGCAAGTTCTATATGACGGGTTACTGTGCAAGAGGAGAAAGCTGCCCGTACATGCACAAT GATTTCCCGTGTAAGCTCTATCACACTACAGGCAACTGTGTCAATGGCGATGAATGCATGTTCTCACACGATCCGCTGACCGACGAGACCCAGGGATTGCTTGATAAG ATATTAGCTGAAGACGCAGAAGCTGGTGCCGAAGATGAGAAGGATGTGGAGGAACTAAAGAAGCAAGGAATTAATCCTCTACCGAAACCACCACCTGGAGTCGGCCTCCTTCCTACACCTTCTGCTCCAACAGGATCGTCTGGGTCTTGTGAGCCATTGTCCCCAACCTCTTTTCCACCTAACGCACCTTTATCAACATCTGACAGTTCTAGCTCCGGACCAGGTCCTGGAGGGGTAATTCCAGATATCCAAATGCCTGGAAGTCCTTTGTCAGGAGGCAGTGTTCAAGGAGCTTCAGGGCCAATTCCCGAAGGCCCTTGTCAAGTTATTGGAGGTCTCGGTGGTCCCATGCTTAGTGGCGGCCCGATGCCAGCTGGACAGATGCTTGGTGATCTTATGCCTGGTATTCCAGTCCCTGAAGATCCAATGCCAGGAGGCCCCATGCACTCGATGCATATTGGACCTGATGAAATCTTTCCTCCTGAAGGCCCATTACCTCCTTACCCAGGCGGCCCTATGCATCCCTACCCAGGAGGCCCCATGCCACCTATGCCAGTAGGACCTGGAGTTCCAATCATGTCCCCAATGCCGCATGAGCTTGATCTTGCAATGCTTGGAAGCCCTGAAGATGGAGGCCCACCACTGGACCTAATGCCAGGAAGTCCTGATGGATCTGACCTTATGGATCCACAGATGTGCCAACGAAAAATACCATCACTGTTTGAAATTGTGGTGCGTCCCACTGCCCACTTGGCTCACAAACTAGGTGTTAG GCCACCCGGGCAACCAGACGGACCTACAGGACTATCTCCACAAAGATTTCCTGGCCCCATACATCATGAAATGGGTTTAGAGGAAGGTCCCCCTATATTGCCTTATGGACCCGAAGAGGTCCCTGAAATGATAGTTGATGGTCCTCCTCCCCCAGACTTCTATGGTGAATATTATCaagaccccagtttggaaattgaCCCTAACATCATGGGAGACACAG GTGTCTATGAAGACTATGGCAGACTACAGGAAGACCCCCGACAGTACCATGAGCAGCCTccagagcagggttcagagaatccCGAAGCCCCATCCTCTTTCAATAAAGTCAATATTCCGGACTTTTTGCCCTCTGCCCAGCGTGCCCTATTCCTGCGCATCCAGCAGAAGCAGCAAGAAGAAGAACGGGCAAAAAGGTCGGCTGGAAGCTCCCTGCAGGAAAAGGACAATGAAGAAG GTGATACTGGTAACTGGTACTCCAGCGATGAGGAGGAAGGTGGAAGCAGTGTGACTTCGATACTTAAGACTTTGCGGCAACAGTCTTCTAACCGCCCGACTCAGCAGGTCCCCGCAAGAGACCCTGGTGCCAGTGGTCCCGTTGATACCCGCCTAAAAAAGAGTCAGGGAAACCGTCCCACAGATCCCCGTTTGTCTCGTGATCCCCGGATTTCACGAAATACCGATTCCACCCCAGCTGAGGCAGGGCTCAGTGCCCCAAGGTTGGCCAGACAGGCGCCTCAGTCAAAACAAGACTCGCCAGTTAGTAAGGTGGCTGCGGACGAGGAAGAAACGGAGAGGTTTCTGCGTGATAAAACTGCTAATATACCCTTAGATCCTCTCCCTGGGCAGACATTACGAGACCCACGCAGCCAGCTACAGCAGTTCAGCCACATCAAAAAGGACATAAGTTTGAGTAAACCAAGTTTTGCCAGGACTGTTTTGTGGAGTCCTGAAGACCTTATCCCACTTCCCATCCCCAAACAAGACTTTATGCCAGTGCCAACCGCATTACAGGCTATGCCAGTTCTTGATCCACGGCTCAACCGTCCAGCCACTCATGACCCCCGTCAGCGGGCATCTGCCCCTGATGCACCAGCACCTAATTCAAGCCTCCCTGACTTCGAACTATTATCTAGAATTTTGAAGACCGTCAATGCTGCTTCTGTGACACCATGTCCTGCGCCAGCCCCCACCGAGAAACCTTGTGATCCCCGAACTCGTAAACCGCCTGCTGACCCACGGCTGCAGAAAGCAACAGAGCCTCCGAAACCCCCCGAGCCcagccagccccttccaatatTACCTCCTACGGAAAGCACACCGACAATTGCCCCCTACGATCCCCGTGTGCTGAGTGCAGGCGGGTTGAGCAAGCCTAGCGGTCAAAGTAATGTTCTGAGCAACATCAGCTTATACGACCCCAGGACGGGGGGCAGCAAGACCTCGACTGAGGCTGTGCCGAGCGATGTGGCACCAAAGGGATCGGAGAACAAAGCTGCCAGCAAATCAAAAGAGCCCCTGTTTGTGCGCAAGTCTGCTCTCGACCAGCCAGATGCCGACAAGCCAAATTCGGAGCCTGCCACGGATCGGTACAACAGTTACAATCGGCCACGTCCTAAGACCCAAACTGCTTCTGAAAGCAGCCAGCCCGCTGTCCACAACCTCCCCGTCCCACCCGTCTACGGCTTGGTCAAGCAGGCGGCAAAGTCCGGCAGCGGCAGCCCCTTCGCAGGCAATAGCCCAACGCAGGAAACTGAGCAGGACGCTGGTTCCTTGAAGGATGTTTTTAAAGGATTTGATCCCACGGCATCTCCATTCTGCCAGTAG
- the ZC3H4 gene encoding zinc finger CCCH domain-containing protein 4 isoform X4 — MKRKRRKEKEKRRAKKKRKSKHKRHASSSEEYSDYSDDSDFSPSEKLHRKYREYSPSYPPSYSHNAPPPKKGYHNMDSKSYGMYDEYENDQYGEYEDDEGDDMGKDEYDDFAKELNQYRRAKEGNHRGRGMRGRIKLIRGRGRGMMRGRGFRGRGSRGRVYSGEEHQDDEEMYDEEMEYADEEMMGDEDYDDYSKELNQYRKSKDGRGRGFFRPRGRGLRGRGYKGMIRGRGRGRGKGNDDDDYYEEDGDGGMYRSDYDKSYHRQDKKGKVICKYFVEGRCTWREQCNFSHDVEVPRRRGLCKFYMTGYCARGESCPYMHNDFPCKLYHTTGNCVNGDECMFSHDPLTDETQGLLDKILAEDAEAGAEDEKDVEELKKQGINPLPKPPPGVGLLPTPSAPTGSSGSCEPLSPTSFPPNAPLSTSDSSSSGPGPGGVIPDIQMPGSPLSGGSVQGASGPIPEGPCQVIGGLGGPMLSGGPMPAGQMLGDLMPGIPVPEDPMPGGPMHSMHIGPDEIFPPEGPLPPYPGGPMHPYPGGPMPPMPVGPGVPIMSPMPHELDLAMLGSPEDGGPPLDLMPGSPDGSDLMDPQMCQRKIPSLFEIVVRPTAHLAHKLGVRPPGQPDGPTGLSPQRFPGPIHHEMGLEEGPPILPYGPEEVPEMIVDGPPPPDFYGEYYQDPSLEIDPNIMGDTGVYEDYGRLQEDPRQYHEQPPEQGSENPEAPSSFNKVNIPDFLPSAQRALFLRIQQKQQEEERAKRSAGSSLQEKDNEEGDTGNWYSSDEEEGGSSVTSILKTLRQQSSNRPTQQVPARDPGASGPVDTRLKKSQGNRPTDPRLSRDPRISRNTDSTPAEAGLSAPRLARQAPQSKQDSPVSKVAADEEETERFLRDKTANIPLDPLPGQTLRDPRSQLQQFSHIKKDISLSKPSFARTVLWSPEDLIPLPIPKQDFMPVPTALQAMPVLDPRLNRPATHDPRQRASAPDAPAPNSSLPDFELLSRILKTVNAASVTPCPAPAPTEKPCDPRTRKPPADPRLQKATEPPKPPEPSQPLPILPPTESTPTIAPYDPRVLSAGGLSKPSGQSNVLSNISLYDPRTGGSKTSTEAVPSDVAPKGSENKAASKSKEPLFVRKSALDQPDADKPNSEPATDRYNSYNRPRPKTQTASESSQPAVHNLPVPPVYGLVKQAAKSGSGSPFAGNSPTQETEQDAGSLKDVFKGFDPTASPFCQ; from the exons ATGAAAAGAAAACGCAGAAAGGAAAAAGAGAAGCGAAGAGCAAAGAAGAAAAGAAAGTCTAAGCACAAG CGTCATGCATCATCTAGTGAAGAATATTCTGACTATAGTGATGACTCGGACTTCAGTCCTAGTGAAAAACTTCACCGCAAATACAGAGAATACAGCCCCTCATATCCTCCG TCGTACTCTCATAACGCCCCACCTCCAAAGAAGGGCTACCACAACATGGACAGCAAGAGCTATGGCATGTACGACGAGTATGAGAATGACCAGTATGGGGAGTATGAAGACGACGAGGGGGATGATATGGGTAAAGATGAATATGATGATTTTGCCAAGGAGCTGAACCAATATCGAAGGGCCAAAGAGGGCAACCATCGTGGTAGAG gaATGAGAGGAAGGATTAAGTTGATACGTGGTCGGGGAAGAGGGATGATGCGTGGAAGAGGCTTCAGAGGGAGAGGCAGCAGAGGAAGAGTTTACTCTGGAGAGGAACACCAAGATGATGAGGAGATGTACGATGAAGAAATGGAA TATGCTGATGAGGAGATGATGGGCGATGAAGACTATGATGACTACTCAAAAGAGCTGAACCAGTATCGCAAGTCTAAAGATGGCAGAGGTAGAG GCTTTTTTAGGCCCCGGGGTCGAGGGCTACGTGGACGAGGATACAAAGGCATGATTCGTGGGAGAGGAAGAGGCAGAGGGAAAGGAAATGATGACGATGATTACTACGAAGAAGACGGA GACGGAGGGATGTACAGAAGTGACTATGACAAGTCGTACCATCGGCAGGACAAGAAAGGGAAGGTGATCTGTAAATACTTTGTGGAGGGCCGGTGTACCTGG AGGGAACAGTGTAATTTCAGCCATGATGTGGAAGTTCCAAGACGCCGTGGACTTTGCAAGTTCTATATGACGGGTTACTGTGCAAGAGGAGAAAGCTGCCCGTACATGCACAAT GATTTCCCGTGTAAGCTCTATCACACTACAGGCAACTGTGTCAATGGCGATGAATGCATGTTCTCACACGATCCGCTGACCGACGAGACCCAGGGATTGCTTGATAAG ATATTAGCTGAAGACGCAGAAGCTGGTGCCGAAGATGAGAAGGATGTGGAGGAACTAAAGAAGCAAGGAATTAATCCTCTACCGAAACCACCACCTGGAGTCGGCCTCCTTCCTACACCTTCTGCTCCAACAGGATCGTCTGGGTCTTGTGAGCCATTGTCCCCAACCTCTTTTCCACCTAACGCACCTTTATCAACATCTGACAGTTCTAGCTCCGGACCAGGTCCTGGAGGGGTAATTCCAGATATCCAAATGCCTGGAAGTCCTTTGTCAGGAGGCAGTGTTCAAGGAGCTTCAGGGCCAATTCCCGAAGGCCCTTGTCAAGTTATTGGAGGTCTCGGTGGTCCCATGCTTAGTGGCGGCCCGATGCCAGCTGGACAGATGCTTGGTGATCTTATGCCTGGTATTCCAGTCCCTGAAGATCCAATGCCAGGAGGCCCCATGCACTCGATGCATATTGGACCTGATGAAATCTTTCCTCCTGAAGGCCCATTACCTCCTTACCCAGGCGGCCCTATGCATCCCTACCCAGGAGGCCCCATGCCACCTATGCCAGTAGGACCTGGAGTTCCAATCATGTCCCCAATGCCGCATGAGCTTGATCTTGCAATGCTTGGAAGCCCTGAAGATGGAGGCCCACCACTGGACCTAATGCCAGGAAGTCCTGATGGATCTGACCTTATGGATCCACAGATGTGCCAACGAAAAATACCATCACTGTTTGAAATTGTGGTGCGTCCCACTGCCCACTTGGCTCACAAACTAGGTGTTAG GCCACCCGGGCAACCAGACGGACCTACAGGACTATCTCCACAAAGATTTCCTGGCCCCATACATCATGAAATGGGTTTAGAGGAAGGTCCCCCTATATTGCCTTATGGACCCGAAGAGGTCCCTGAAATGATAGTTGATGGTCCTCCTCCCCCAGACTTCTATGGTGAATATTATCaagaccccagtttggaaattgaCCCTAACATCATGGGAGACACAG GTGTCTATGAAGACTATGGCAGACTACAGGAAGACCCCCGACAGTACCATGAGCAGCCTccagagcagggttcagagaatccCGAAGCCCCATCCTCTTTCAATAAAGTCAATATTCCGGACTTTTTGCCCTCTGCCCAGCGTGCCCTATTCCTGCGCATCCAGCAGAAGCAGCAAGAAGAAGAACGGGCAAAAAGGTCGGCTGGAAGCTCCCTGCAGGAAAAGGACAATGAAGAAG GTGATACTGGTAACTGGTACTCCAGCGATGAGGAGGAAGGTGGAAGCAGTGTGACTTCGATACTTAAGACTTTGCGGCAACAGTCTTCTAACCGCCCGACTCAGCAGGTCCCCGCAAGAGACCCTGGTGCCAGTGGTCCCGTTGATACCCGCCTAAAAAAGAGTCAGGGAAACCGTCCCACAGATCCCCGTTTGTCTCGTGATCCCCGGATTTCACGAAATACCGATTCCACCCCAGCTGAGGCAGGGCTCAGTGCCCCAAGGTTGGCCAGACAGGCGCCTCAGTCAAAACAAGACTCGCCAGTTAGTAAGGTGGCTGCGGACGAGGAAGAAACGGAGAGGTTTCTGCGTGATAAAACTGCTAATATACCCTTAGATCCTCTCCCTGGGCAGACATTACGAGACCCACGCAGCCAGCTACAGCAGTTCAGCCACATCAAAAAGGACATAAGTTTGAGTAAACCAAGTTTTGCCAGGACTGTTTTGTGGAGTCCTGAAGACCTTATCCCACTTCCCATCCCCAAACAAGACTTTATGCCAGTGCCAACCGCATTACAGGCTATGCCAGTTCTTGATCCACGGCTCAACCGTCCAGCCACTCATGACCCCCGTCAGCGGGCATCTGCCCCTGATGCACCAGCACCTAATTCAAGCCTCCCTGACTTCGAACTATTATCTAGAATTTTGAAGACCGTCAATGCTGCTTCTGTGACACCATGTCCTGCGCCAGCCCCCACCGAGAAACCTTGTGATCCCCGAACTCGTAAACCGCCTGCTGACCCACGGCTGCAGAAAGCAACAGAGCCTCCGAAACCCCCCGAGCCcagccagccccttccaatatTACCTCCTACGGAAAGCACACCGACAATTGCCCCCTACGATCCCCGTGTGCTGAGTGCAGGCGGGTTGAGCAAGCCTAGCGGTCAAAGTAATGTTCTGAGCAACATCAGCTTATACGACCCCAGGACGGGGGGCAGCAAGACCTCGACTGAGGCTGTGCCGAGCGATGTGGCACCAAAGGGATCGGAGAACAAAGCTGCCAGCAAATCAAAAGAGCCCCTGTTTGTGCGCAAGTCTGCTCTCGACCAGCCAGATGCCGACAAGCCAAATTCGGAGCCTGCCACGGATCGGTACAACAGTTACAATCGGCCACGTCCTAAGACCCAAACTGCTTCTGAAAGCAGCCAGCCCGCTGTCCACAACCTCCCCGTCCCACCCGTCTACGGCTTGGTCAAGCAGGCGGCAAAGTCCGGCAGCGGCAGCCCCTTCGCAGGCAATAGCCCAACGCAGGAAACTGAGCAGGACGCTGGTTCCTTGAAGGATGTTTTTAAAGGATTTGATCCCACGGCATCTCCATTCTGCCAGTAG